The Pieris rapae chromosome 16, ilPieRapa1.1, whole genome shotgun sequence genome includes a region encoding these proteins:
- the LOC111001760 gene encoding probable 26S proteasome non-ATPase regulatory subunit 3: MAPVEQDVEMKNVDSPAAASDADANDVKKDADVLTVQDLREHVRQIDKAVTSKEPRFALRVLRSLPGTRRKLNGNVLRAIINQLYPAGTEKETLITFVEQPQPGSVEIEAPRARSAPKPPVPEVDAYIHLLVLVRMLDTNRLEEATECSQQLISKVTAQNRRTLDLIAAKCYFYHSRVFELTNKLDLIRGLLHGRLRTSTLRNDYEGQAVLINCLLRNYLHYALYDQADKLVSKSVFPENASNNEWARFLYYLGRIKAARLEYSDAHKHLVQALRKAPQTAAVGFRQTVQKLAIVVELLLGDIPERAIFRQSQLRKALAPYFQLTQAVRLGNLQRFGEVLENFGPQFRSDHTFTLILRLRQNVIKTAIRSIGLSYSRISPKDIARKLGLDSSEDAEFIVAKAIRDGVIEATIDPEKGYMSNKESSDLYCTREPQLAFHQRISFCLELHNQSVKAMRYPPKSYGKELESAEERREREQQDLELAKEMAEEDDDGFP; encoded by the coding sequence atggcTCCAGTTGAACAAGATGTTGAAATGAAGAACGTTGATAGTCCTGCAGCAGCAAGTGACGCTGATGCGAATGACGTGAAAAAGGATGCTGATGTCCTAACAGTGCAAGACCTCCGGGAACATGTGAGGCAAATCGACAAAGCAGTGACGTCAAAGGAACCAAGATTCGCTTTAAGAGTACTTCGGTCTCTTCCAGGTACcagaagaaaattaaatggcaATGTTTTACGTGCTATTATAAACCAACTGTATCCGGCTGGAACTGAGAAAGAAACTCTAATTACCTTTGTTGAGCAACCTCAACCTGGTTCTGTGGAGATTGAAGCACCCCGGGCCCGAAGTGCTCCTAAGCCTCCAGTTCCTGAAGTTGATGCCTATATACATCTTTTGGTGTTAGTTCGTATGCTTGACACTAATAGATTGGAAGAGGCAACAGAATGTTCACAACAACTGATTTCTAAAGTAACAGCTCAGAACAGGAGGACATTAGACCTCATTGCtgctaaatgttatttttatcattccCGAGTCTTTGAACTCACTAACAAATTGGATCTTATTAGGGGCCTACTTCATGGTCGCCTCCGTACTTCAACATTACGTAATGATTATGAGGGACAagctgttttaattaattgcctATTAAGGAACTATTTACACTATGCTTTGTATGACCAAGCTGATAAATTAGTCAGCAAATCTGTTTTTCCAGAAAATGCTAGTAACAATGAATGGGCAAGATTCTTATATTACTTAGGAAGAATCAAGGCTGCTCGTCTTGAATACAGTGATGCTCACAAACATCTTGTACAAGCCTTAAGGAAGGCTCCACAAACAGCTGCTGTTGGTTTCCGCCAAACAGTTCAAAAACTTGCTATTGTTGTGGAACTTCTCTTGGGAGATATCCCTGAAAGGGCCATATTTAGGCAATCACAGTTGAGAAAGGCCTTAGCACCTTACTTCCAACTTACTCAAGCCGTGCGGCTAGGTAATTTGCAAAGGTTTGGGGAAGTGTTGGAGAATTTTGGACCTCAATTTCGCTCTGATCACACATTTACTTTGATTCTGCGTCTGCGTCAAAACGTTATTAAAACTGCAATAAGATCTATTGGCCTGTCATACTCTCGTATTTCTCCTAAAGATATTGCTCGAAAGCTTGGTCTTGACTCTTCAGAAGATGCAGAGTTTATTGTTGCTAAAGCTATAAGAGATGGAGTAATTGAAGCAACCATTGATCCAGAGAAGGGATACATGAGCAACAAGGAAAGTTCTGATTTGTACTGCACTAGGGAGCCACAATTAGCCTTTCATCAGCGTATATCATTCTGCTTGGAACTCCACAATCAAAGTGTTAAAGCTATGAGATATCCTCCAAAGTCCTATGGTAAAGAATTAGAGAGTGCTGAAGAAAGACGGGAACGGGAGCAACAAGACTTAGAGCTAGCTAAGGAGATGGCAGAAGAGGATGATGATGGCTTTccttaa
- the LOC111001762 gene encoding dynein axonemal assembly factor 6: protein MVEFTAAQLEKLTELMRPPEPEILQGDDLSSTGYEITSTRNSISTEKEVTRRPKTIEEYEALEAAEAEQLSAVGAGIPDKKTPSYTMNYQQSVSAEDVFLQIGPKTPSTASCENLILRVKMPGDKKENVDLSVDTTNVTVTSSQFHLKLPLPHAINPDTSKANWDTSEETLVLTLKLDREFDFVNF from the exons aTGGTAGAGTTTACAGCAGCCCAGCTTGAGAAGCTAACAGAATTGATGAGACCTCCAGAACCAGAAATACTACAAGGAGATGATCTTTCTTCAACAG GTTACGAAATAACTTCAACCAGAAATAGTATTTCCACCGAGAAAGAGGTTACGAGAAGGccaaaaacaattgaagaatATGAGGCTCTTGAGGCTGCAGAAGCTGAACAGTTATCTGCAGTTGGTGCTGGTATTCCTGATAAGAAAACTCCATCTTACACTATGAATTATCAGCAGTCTGTTAGTGCAGAAGATGTTTTTCTCCAG ATTGGTCCCAAAACACCATCGACGGCTAGCTGTGAAAACCTCATTCTGAGGGTTAAAATGCCCggtgataaaaaagaaaatgtagaTCTTAGCGTTGATACAACGAATGTTACTGTCACATCATCTCAATTTCATCTGAAGCTGCCCTTACCTCATGCGATCAACCCTGACACGTCAAAAGCCAATTGGGATACATCAGAAGAGACCTTAGTTCTGACTTTGAAACTGGATAGGGAATTTGATTTTGTGAActtctaa
- the LOC111001763 gene encoding leucine-rich repeat extensin-like protein 5, which produces MVCKEDVVSWFKELESYKRIDAMCTLLNMCLPFELRFIGTYLEELGKRDFQELRGAELRANNPTDLAADIGGADTDSRTRRKMALYVSLLRSCNFACATTLYNAMVNLEQSGLLKGLYGDLLEEILLLYTMALHHPAFTFDQKSHFGEILEKLKLEDQRLQFQEQQEHLNVVPVSGGHTQSNVTLNMSIPPPNIPNLGPPPGLMFVKTPGVQPNSSEAVPEISSPPVRNASGLPMLPDVPHPPPGLPMPQYNIGEFIGPHTWPANIIVSPLNPPMEVINYHATGGPPPSPLVSSPGDSRAASPRSRRRLSRDRSPPLPDPPLQHLAANFDSLSVGELRHTIGEERLREISAVHHQYRSLEKLNGVRRRAAYCPPATSSDSSSTGSTPPGTPAPPQRRHTPSAPPPGTAPPVSFMPYPRPYPYPTPPPAYRPPPAPFANGEPPPYPATAPYAGFVPVLYAPPKLSCWNCGAGGHAGHECKEPSMEEMTRAGGYQLDFGGAPPEATDK; this is translated from the exons ATGGTTTGCAAAGAGGACGTGGTATCATGGTTTAAAGAATTGGAAAGCTATAAACGTATAGACGCAATGTGTACATTACTAAATATGTGCTTGCCATTCGAATTACGTTTTATCGGGACGTACTTAGAAGAGCTCGGTAAACGAGACTTTCAGGAGTTGCGTGGAGCGGAACTTAGAGCTAATAATCCAACAGATCTTGCCGCCGATATTGGAGGTGCCGATACAGACTCCAGAACACGACGAAAAATGGCACTTTACGTCTCTCTTTTAAGGTCATGTAATTTTGCATGTGCTACAACATTGTACAATGCCATGGTTAACTTAGAACAAAGTGGACTTCTCAAAGGTCTATATGGCGATCTGCTTGAAGAAATATTGCTGTTATATACTATGGCACTTCACCATCCAGCATTTACATTTGACCAAAAGTCACATTTTGGtgaaatattagaaaagttGAAATTAGAAGACCAACGGCTACAATTTCAAGAGCAGCAAGAACATCTCAATGTAGTTCCAGTAAGTGGTGGCCATACTCAATCCAATGTCACTCTAAACATGTCAATTCCACCTCCAAATATACCAAATTTGGGGCCTCCTCCTGGTTTGATGTTTGTGAAGACCCCTGGAGTTCAG CCCAACAGCTCAGAAGCAGTGCCAGAAATTAGTTCACCACCAGTGCGGAATGCAAGTGGACTTCCTATGTTACCGGACGTGCCTCATCCACCGCCTGGTTTGCCAATGCCACAGTATAACATAGGCGAATTCATAGGACCGCACACTTGGCCAGCTAATATTATAGTATCTCCACTTAATCCGCCCATGGAG GTAATAAATTACCACGCAACTGGTGGACCTCCACCTTCACCACTAGTATCTTCTCCTGGGGACAGTCGGGCTGCATCGCCTCGATCTCGTCGCCGCTTATCACGTGACCGTTCACCGCCGCTGCCTGATCCCCCTTTACAACATCTAGCTGCTAACTTTGACAGTCTTTCTGTTGGAGAG TTGCGACATACAATCGGCGAGGAACGTCTCCGTGAAATCAGTGCGGTACACCATCAGTACCGGTCGCTGGAGAAACTAAACGGGGTGAGACGACGGGCAGCCTACTGTCCCCCTGCGACCTCGTCGGACTCGTCAAGTACGGGATCTACTCCCCCCGGGACCCCTGCGCCCCCGCAGCGCCGTCACACGCCCTCTGCACCGCCCCCTGGAACTGCCCCGCCCGTGTCCTTCATGCCTTACCCGCGCCCCTATCCGTACCCCACGCCACCTCCCGCGTACCGTCCGCCACCTGCGCCTTTCGCGAATGGTGAACCGCCGCCTTATCCCGCCACTGCCCCCTACGCAGGATTCGTGCCCGTCCTATATGCGCCCCCCAAGCTCTCGTGCTGGAACTGCGGCGCTGGCGGACACGCCGGACATGAATGCAAAGAACCCAGTATGGAAGAAATGACTCGCGCGGGGGGCTATCAGTTAGATTTCGGCGGTGCCCCCCCTGAAGCGACGGATAAATAG